A window from Bombus fervidus isolate BK054 chromosome 12, iyBomFerv1, whole genome shotgun sequence encodes these proteins:
- the LOC139993275 gene encoding uncharacterized protein isoform X1, with the protein MASNMQSFLRMLKMLRENSNIKEKREALTYIRSNSKKLESTKYIKEEQYKELCKLVIDAFANGNNDIQNEAYETLNVVIQDFKDHTLNLFEAMWQISPKNRLKILKLLEVVEDNAISTFAYDAYAVNFFNNCMCTIQTNTMPWTASNACVDNLQALIDAESKPLSDDERVEEETINYCITLLRRLYKVAATTSDIKVQRFHALLMDKVILLAYMGHKRQRGPALKLLQQALATNIVSHVRTKLAPAWTRYIATLQSTYCKRMLLLVSTCELDWATQWNVSIQFLGVDLHRGAGLINNLLSVEEKAFKSTDTIIRRQAFLSWKLLVDNFALDPQELATARRVKLLCIPLNAKNSKTELIALTKLEVWWHVIIRLYKDIHKFVNPVLTQFLNFCFGPLGDTPLLSSKFDVVASPGKRFFKTKVVAVDALCQLLVTKQESYTAPILEERLPHPISDTVFRECYKSIIHSVGEALLVLSQLTNAEMKNRYQFAKILWTSLVSYVKIKIRSESKIAEKEIMYKDMTRVITELTNYAGDKPMIKDLILDTILFEIADLSTDFDFQDDTLSKLVFKLLQTSILNKAEKNHYKALKCLIWQCIKSQKKNVYYLHAFNCLKELHEKIYLLLNAEDKNESVILELWFILAHVLGEYMNDIQEINEGSTTEHNFKTVESIVAFPFMYIHLGDHKQVQEVAKAWKCLYKYFEMRTDLIPTVKSNEVLLNIASIMQHCLTENGESSNLILNCLDVLLNTINYKLLLADTEVPSIIHLVMDLVMYFLSHKKTKECERALKALSAVIITIYGYSAEKAILYLLVCKPAIELMLQSELEMLHKEIASTWESIIIIFKGLGKLINYSLLSSYKKIIIKALNHSNLDIQVQAMSLFQLKNVLRDSPKLILEEIEKEVGKNKILSKAEITKMKNDQIEKSLSQVSTVSGFLKGINSQKLVKESEPVKNTEKKVSIDTDSQDYVFIKTDLKFDVNRLTEHQKESLKRRKEDIAALYNDLSQSSSQDTQNLQEWFDKKSKSLGEAGKDHNKKDNISIRNMLDDDANKENKIEMKELEAVSKSTAESDTKSTDNVEQNIPSESVQKAKDNAYSNENLLIEEDQMITVKNAYDNADPKTSADLDANTQEKSLENKDDKRLSPSILDSSKRRNRYNVTVKPATPSKLEEIVYNQPGQSNINKILRSTLKTKLIQDKSEIINKQEASENVENKLTKEEKRGIKRKSISDSESETTNARQRRKVLLTETASDSDRCKSVENDNAVMSAIAIDEANLSQRTRNEISRLRINMVFDSPLSRSRRSKCCDDKKQPEENKGANIAKREAKHRGRSRKSDKIEVKKGEDTRKILQNKKSGLEEQRKMEENTKEETAETEVNSKSIPNNKCDLLNPERVIEINDTVQNIKFTEGRSHTQNDMEDVIEDSQALSKSDKSKLSKIRIELNKIEDTKTILQNKKNLLEGEKEVGEKKQEENVQTEITSESISDDKCDLLYTKKSTENNVEVVNNNKSYNKTQILNQDLKSIEGKNQTQDDAEDIVESSQETSELLKKCTEKQCFIKINKMDDISPLLKCCDATAEDEEVAKIVSNDCDNDNIEVPKDNVKEFEETNEISISEPKISTPIIENNLCDNEKDSVSEVQKVNDSKSLLELSSPKSNIKRQTKLKTYSAQGRAAHMLGLVTKQARMEAEDYVINLDEEYTVKRVKSKDTDNDMLLGKKEQATMLKDVDKITATCSSRQEKIFNNMRSTDYCSSPPIKLFSNLKNDGEKVFTKADKSVDCISAQTDAQTDKIGEETMLQADELPILEWSSANPPSLTASPSASILKRQRQYIPEPDPESVTPSKRKRVSFADPPVSKEMGYETSTDSIYKAIKFTSRGLVRKDSPSRLKQIKQKLVSTDSDKLEKDEETDVTNASEVDIQCERENELLTKIAEELEYSENVTIDTDVQMCNSVEDESTNAVPMPNNIKINNLNVEPEITHDSTFSKHVEPSFTSKIDQSKKDEILEVSKDCNVSLESNEFDHSMTQEDIFTGIDTKHNDFAEERTSDVDTSAIQNTSIMNNSLDLLKFNVQDNSIIKHSSEKHANSEYLDDTIDAANLTVLNSSANSDEIFCGKLIRTSTQANENTQENMQEQDTLPVTDSVFGSLPLSQDSQNTSEFNVETPHPELLDSIQPIYPTLILCKEPITSIIDHLTNPLWVQHLFTYFKHRNVQTVGDLAQLSEREINRIPVKSNSKVEFVKNVLKCFEKKNAEKVSNNNEVSCSVNINVPASTRKVTTEDQAIKSNTDEINNELITHIPLSQSSSKTVFNNVIIDKNARKMFKETTESASNELSNMLTVDASKANSQAMYEVAQTTRSESSNVTTTQITNTPASSKVTISTSESGTENSSSCAGNAVTTTQATKTVGTCTSIDSIYLSKAGANKATKSVAAQMALEDLLDEIDVNLVLESAVRRCTPEKLLLQYKNKMRHVSQVELESETIRMLGSENRKNSNEVILKMACRACGVNKVLLRLPDIFSADKQFFAKVLNTYSKKINTSDCLDILDFNEVKNAVYEKCISSELAEMLSKKLKEEEQQGIRKPMTELSSLNAMLKRMPMDVIISHTVANDELIPPRVVLDIALQNNSPTDILQALESQSSPVMENIVNKLWSSQFAVECIEQFCESKEDLLKIFEAVNSKFSREDLLQAFYESMKAKLMVKQEND; encoded by the exons ATGGCTTCTAACATGCAATCTTTCCTGCGAATGCTGAAAATGCTGCGGGAAAATAGCAATATCAAGGAAAAACGTGAAGCTTTAACCTATATCCGCAG CAAcagtaaaaaattagaatctacaaaatatattaaagaagAGCAATATAAGGAATTATGTAAACTGGTTATAGATGCATTTGCAAATGGAAATAATGACATACAGAATGAAGCATATGAAACATTAAATGTAGTTATTCAAGACTTCAAAGATCatactttaaatttatttgaagcTATGTGGCAGATAAGTCCAAAAAATAG attaaaaattcttaagtTATTAGAGGTAGTTGAAGACAATGCTATATCAACATTTGCTTATGACGCATATGCTGTAAACttctttaataattgtatGTGTACAATACAAACAAATACAATGCCATGGACGGCATCAAATGCATGCGTAGATAATCTACAAGCACTGATAGATGCAGAAAGTAAGCCACTATCAGATGATGAAAGGgtagaagaagaaacaattaactattgtataactttattaagAAGATTGTATAAAGTGGCTGCAACAACATCAGATATTAAAGTTCAAAGA TTTCATGCCCTGTTAATGGATAAAGTAATATTGTTAGCTTATATGGGTCATAAACGACAAAGAGGTCCTGCTTTAAAACTTTTACAACAAGCTTTAGCTAcaaatatagtatcacatgTTCGTACTAAACTAGCACCTGCATGGACTCGTTATATAGCAACATTACAGTCTACATACTGCAAACGTATGTTACTTTTAGTATCTACATGTGAACTAGATTGGGCTACACAATGGAATGTTAGTATTCAGTTTCTTGGTGTGGACCTCCATCGTGGTGCtggtttaataaataatttgttaagtGTTGAAGAAAAAGCATTTAAATCTACAGATACAATTATACGCAG GCAAGCATTTCTTTCATGGAAATTACTGGTGGACAATTTTGCTTTAGACCCACAAGAACTTGCTACTGCTAGACGAGTAAAATTGTTATGTATTCCATTGAATGCCAAAAATAGTAAAACTGAATTAATAGCATTAACAAAGCTAGAAGTTTGGTGGCATGTGATTATTAGGCTTTATAAAGACAttcataaatttgttaatCCTGTACTCACacagtttttaaatttttgttttggACCTCTTGGAGATACACCATTATTATCTTCAAAGTTTGATGTGGTAGCCTCACCaggaaaaagattttttaaaacaaaagttGTTGCTGTGGATGCTTTATGTCAACTTCTTGTCACAAAACAAGAAAGTTATACTGCTCCAATTTTGGAAGAAAGACTTCCGCATCCTATATCAGATACTGTCTTTCGAGAAtgttataaaagtataattcaCAGTGTAGGAGAAGCTCTACTTGTACTGAGCCAACTTACAAATGCAGAAATGAAAAACAGATATCAATTTGCTAAAATACTATGGACAAGCTTAGTCagttatgtaaaaattaaaattagatcAGAATCAAAAATTGCAGAAAAG GAGATTATGTATAAAGATATGACAAGGGTTATTACAGAATTAACAAACTATGCTGGGGATAAACCAATGATTAAAGATTTGATTCTTGACACAATCTTATTTGAAATTGCTGATTTAAGTACAGATTTTGATTTCCAAGATGATACATTGTCAAAATTAGTATTCAAACTTCTACAAACTTCAATTCTAAATAAAGCTGAAAA GAATCATTATAAAGCATTAAAATGTCTTATTTGGCAATGTATTAAGTCTCAAAAGAAAAACGTGTATTATCTACATGCATTTAATTGTCTGAAAGAAttacatgaaaaaatatatttactattaaatGCAGAAGATAAAAATGA ATCTGTTATTCTTGAATTATGGTTTATTTTGGCACATGTATTAGGAGAATACATGAATGATATACAAGAAATTAATGAAGGAAGTACTACAGAACATAACTTTAAAACTGTTGAATCTATTGTAGCATTTccatttatgtatatacatttggGGGACCACAAACag GTTCAAGAAGTAGCAAAGGCTTGGAAATGTTTATATAAGTATTTCGAAATGCGAACAGATCTTATACCAACAGTAAAATCAAACGaagttttgttaaatattgcaAGTATTATGCAACATTGTTTAACAGAAAACGGAGAATCTTCTAATCTTATTTTAAACTGTTTAGACGTTTTGCTGAATACTATCAACTATAAGCTTTTATTGG CAGATACAGAAGTTCCATCTATTATACATCTTGTCATGGATCTTGTCATGTACTTTTTGTCCCATAAAAAAACTAAAGAATGTGAACGTGCTCTTAAAGCACTGTCAGCAGTAATTATTACTATCTATGGATATAGTGCAGAAAaagcaatattatatttgcTCGTTTGTAAACCTGCTATTGAACTCATGCTTCAATCTGAATtagaaatgctacataaagag ATAGCAAGTACATGGgaaagtataattataatttttaaaggacttggtaaactaataaattatagTCTTCTTTCATcttacaaaaaaataattattaaagcaTTAAATCATTCAAATCTTGACATACAAGTTCAGGCAATGTCTCTCTTCCAATTGAAAAATGTGTTACGTGATAGTCCTAAATTAATAttggaagaaattgaaaaagaagtagggaaaaataagatattaaGCAAGGctgaaattacaaaaatgaaaaatgatcaAATTGAAAAGTCACTAAGCCAAGTAAGTACTGTTAGTGGTTTCTTGAAAGGAATTAATAGCCAAAAATTAGTTAAGGAATCAGAACCAGtcaaaaatacagaaaagaaagtaTCAATTGACACAGATTCACag gattatgttttcattaaaacaGACTTAAAGTTTGATGTCAATCGCTTGACAGAACACCAGAAAGAGTccttgaaacgaagaaaagaagatattgCAGCATTGTATAATGATTTGTCACAATCTTCATCACAAGATACTCAAAATTTACAAGAATGGTTtgataaaaaaagtaaaagtttaGGAGAAGCAGGGAAAGATCATAACAAAAaggataatatttcaataagaaATATGTTGGACGATGAtgcaaataaagaaaacaaaatcgaAATGAAGGAATTAGAAGCAGTTAGTAAATCAACTGCTGAAAGTGATACAAAATCAACAGACAACGTTGAACAAAATATACCATCAGAATCCGTACAAAAAGCAAAAGATAATGCTTACAGTAATGAAAATTTGCTTATAGAAGAAGATCAAATGATAACAGTGAAAAATGCTTATGACAATGCAGATCCAAAAACTTCAGCAGATTTAGATGCTAATACACAAGAGAAAtctttagaaaataaagatgACAAAAGACTATCTCCATCTATATTAGATAGTAGTAAACGACGCAACCGTTATAATGTTACTGTAAAGCCTGCTACTCCATCAAAACTTGAAGAAATTGTTTACAATCAACCGGGACAGTCAAACATAAATAAGATTTTGCGAAGCACCTTAAAGACGAAATTAATCCAAGACAAgtctgaaataattaataaacaagaAGCATCGGAAAATGTAGAGAATAAATTgaccaaagaagaaaaaagaggtaTTAAACGAAAATCAATTTCAGATAGTGAAAGCGAAACAACTAATGCGCGTCAACGAAGGAAAGTTCTTTTAACGGAGACAGCTAGTGATAGCGATAGGTGTAAATCTGTAGAAAATGATAATGCAGTAATGAGCGCAATAGCAATTGATGAAGCGAATTTAAGCCAACGTACTAGGAATGAAATATCTcgtttacgtataaatatggtATTTGACAGTCCCTTATCACGTAGTCGGCGATCCAAGTGTTGTGATGATAAAAAGCAGCCAGAAGAAAACAAAGGTGCTAATATTGCAAAGAGAGAAGCGAAACATAGAGGCAGATCTAGGAAATCAGATAAAATTGAAGTTAAAAAAGGTGAAGATACAAGAAAGatcttacaaaataaaaagagtGGATTGgaagaacaaagaaaaatggaagaaaatacaaaagaagaaactgCAGAGACAGAAGTTAATTCAAAAAGTATACCAAATAATAAGTGCGATTTACTTAATCCCGAAAGagttattgaaattaatgatactgttcaaaatattaaatttactgAAGGTAGAAGTCACActcaaaatgatatggaagaTGTAATAGAAGATTCACAAGCATTATCTAAATCagataaaagtaaattatcaaaaataagaATTGAACTTAACAAAATTGAAGATACAAAAACTATTTTacagaataaaaagaatttattagaaggagaaaaagaagtaggggaaaagaaacaagaagaaaacgtACAGACAGAAATTACTTCAGAAAGTATATCAGATGATAAATGTGATTTACTTTATACAAAAAAATCTACTGAAAATAATGTTGAAgtagttaataataataaatcatataacaaaacacaaattttaaatcaagATCTTAAGTCTATAGAAGGAAAAAATCAAACTCAAGATGATGCAGAAGATATAGTAGAAAGTTCCCAAGAAACatcagaattattaaaaaaatgtactgaaaaacaatgttttattaaaattaataaaatggaCGATATTTCTCCTTTGTTGAAATGCTGTGATGCTACAGCTGAGGATGAGGAAGTAGctaaaattgtttcaaatgaTTGTGATAACGACAATATCGAAGTTCCTAAAGATAATGTTAAGGAATTTGAAGAAACCAATGAAATCAGTATCAGTGAACCAAAGATTTCAACTcctattattgaaaataatttatgtgaTAATGAAAAGGATAGTGTATCTGAAGTGCAAAAAGTAAATGATAGTAAATCCTTGCTTGAGTTATCATCGCCTAAAAGTAATATCAAACGCCAGACAAAATTAAAAACCTACTCAGCACAAGGACGTGCAGCTCATATGTTAGGGTTAGTAACAAAACAAGCAAGAATGGAAGCTGAAGActatgtaattaatttagaTGAAGAATATACAGTTAAAAGAGTAAAATCCAAAGATACGGACAATGATATGTTGCttggaaaaaaagaacaagcAACTATGTTGAAAGACGTTGATAAAATAACAGCAACATGTAGCAGCAGGcaagagaaaatttttaataatatgagATCAACAGATTATTGTTCTTCTCCcccaataaaattattttctaatttgaaaaatgatgGAGAAAAAGTTTTCACAAAAGCTGACAAATCAGTAGATTGCATATCTGCACAAACTGATGCTCAAACTGATAAAATAGGTGAAGAAACCATGCTTCAAGCAGATGAATTGCCAATTCTAGAATGGTCAAGTGCAAATCCACCTTCATTGACTGCATCTCCAAGTGCAAGTATATTGAAACGTCAACGTCAATATATTCCAGAACCTGATCCTGAATCTGTAACTCCTAGTAAG cgAAAAAGAGTAAGCTTTGCGGATCCTCCAGTTTCAAAGGAAATGGGATATGAAACATCTACTGACTCAATCTATAAAGCTATTAAATTTACTTCACGTGGACTAGTACGTAAGGATTCGCCATCAAGGTTAAAACAAATTAAGCAAAAATTGGTATCAACAGACTCAGATAAGTTGGAAAAAGATGAAGAAACTGATGTGACAAATGCGTCCGAAGTTGACATACAATgtgaaagagaaaacgaattattaacaaaaatagcTGAAGAATTAGAATATTCAGAGAATGTTACTATAGATACTGATGTGCAAATGTGTAATTCTGTAGAAGATGAGTCAACAAATGCGGTTCCAATgccaaataatattaaaattaataatttaaatgttgAACCTGAAATTACCCATGATTCAACGTTTTCCAAACATGTAGAACCATCATTTACAAGCAAAATAGATCAAAgtaaaaaagatgaaattttgGAAGTATCAAAAGATTGTAATGTTAGTTTAGAAAGTAATGAATTTGATCATTCAATGACACAGGAAGACATATTTACCGGAATAGATACTAAACATAATGATTTTGCTGAAGAAAGGACTTCTGATGTTGATACAAGTGCTATACAAAATACATCTATTATGAATAATTCATTAGATCTGCTGAAATTCAATGTTCAGGACAAttctataataaaacattcatCAGAAAAACATGCGAATTCTGAATATTTGGATGATACAATAGATGCAGCAAACCTTACTGTATTGAATTCTTCAGCAAACTCAGACGAAATTTTCTGCGGAAAATTAATAAGGACTAGTACACAAGCAAATGAGAATACACAAGAAAATATGCAAGAACAAGATACTCTACCCGTTACAGATTCAGTTTTTGGAAGCTTACCTTTAAGTCAAGACAGCCAGAATACAAGCGAATTTAATGTAGAAACTCCACATCCAGAATTATTAGATTCTATTCAACCTATATATCCCACATTAATACTGTGTAAAGAACCTATAACATCTATCATTGATCATCTGACTAATCCTCTTTGGGTGcaacatttatttacatattttaaacataGAAATGTTCAAACTGTTGGGGATCTCGCGCAATTATCTGAACGTGAAATAAACAGAATTCCAGTAAAGAGTAATTCAAAAGttgaatttgtaaaaaatgttttaaaatgctttgagaaaaaaaatgcTGAAAAAGTATCAAATAACAACGAAGTATCATGTTctgtaaatattaatgtacCTGCATCTACACGGAAAGTAACGACCGAAGATCAAGCAATAAAAAGCAACActgatgaaataaataatgaattaataacTCATATACCATTAAGCCAGTCAAGCTCTAAGACAGTTTTTAACAATGTTATAATCGATAAGAATGCACGTAAGATGTTTAAGGAAACAACAGAATCAGCTTCAAATGAATTGTCAAATATGCTTACAGTTGATGCTTCTAAAGCTAATTCTCAAGCAATGTATGAAGTTGCACAAACGACAAGATCAGAATCATCAAATGTGACAACTAC ACAAATTACGAATACGCCAGCATCATCTAAGGTTACCATTTCTACATCAGAAAGTGGTACTGAAAATTCTAGCTCTTGCGCTGGAAATGCAGTGACAACAACACAAGCAACAAAAACTGTTGGAACCTGTACTAGTATTGACTCTATTTATCTATCCAAAGCAGGAGCGAATAAAGCGACAAAATCGGTTGCAGCACAAATGGCTTTGGAAGACCTTCTGGATGAGATAGACGTTAACTTAGTGCTAGAGAGTGCAGTAAGGAGATGCACTCCAGAAAAACTTCTTCTAcaatataaa AACAAAATGAGACACGTATCACAAGTAGAACTGGAAAGTGAAACCATCAGAATGCTTGGCagtgaaaatagaaaaaattctaATGAAGTAATATTGAAGATGGCATGCCGTGCTTGTGGAGTGAATAAAGTTTTGCTTCGGCTTCCTGATATTTTCAGTGCTGACAAACAATTTTTTGCAAAAGTATTGAATACATATAGTAAAAAGATAAATACCAGTGATTGTTTGGATATTCtcgattttaacgaagttAAGAATGCTgtttatgaaaaatgtatatctTCAGAACTTGCTGAAATGTTGtccaaaaaattgaaagaagaagaacaacaGGGGATAAGGAAGCCTATGACAGAATTATCTAGTTTGAACGCTATGTTAAAAAGAATGCCAATGGACGTAATCATTAGCCATACAGTCGCAAATGATGAATTAATACCACCGCGTGTCGTTTTAGATATAGCATTGCAAAATAATAGTCCAACTGACATACTGCAAGCTTTAGAATCTCAATCTTCTCCTGTTATGGAGAATATCGTCAATAAACTTTGGTCTTCCCAGTTTGCAGTCGAATGTATCGAACAATTCTGTGAATCGAAAGAGGATTTATTAAAGATTTTTGAAGCAGTCAATTCGAAGTTCAGTCGGGAAGATCTTCTCCAAGCATTCTATGAATCTATGAAGGCTAAACTAATGGTAAAACAAGAGAACGACTAA